A region of Leclercia adecarboxylata DNA encodes the following proteins:
- the fsa gene encoding fructose-6-phosphate aldolase: MELYLDTANVADVERLARIFPIAGVTTNPSIIAASGEPLWDVLPRLQKAIGPQGTLFAQTMSRSAEGMVAEARRLRDAIPDIVVKIPVTAEGLVAIKALKKEGITTLGTAVYSASQGLLAALAGAKYIAPYVNRVDAQGGDGIRTVQELQTLLELHAPDSMVLAASFKTPRQALDCLLAGCEAITLPTDVAQQMLNTPAVESAIDKFEQDWKNTFGSLNL; this comes from the coding sequence ATGGAATTGTATCTCGATACCGCTAACGTGGCGGACGTTGAACGCCTCGCCCGCATCTTCCCCATTGCGGGTGTCACTACCAATCCGAGCATTATTGCCGCCAGCGGTGAACCGCTCTGGGATGTCCTGCCGCGCCTGCAGAAAGCCATCGGCCCCCAGGGGACCCTGTTCGCCCAGACCATGAGCCGCAGCGCCGAAGGGATGGTTGCCGAAGCCAGACGCCTGCGTGATGCGATCCCCGACATCGTGGTCAAAATCCCGGTAACCGCAGAAGGGCTTGTCGCCATCAAAGCGCTTAAAAAAGAGGGCATTACCACGCTCGGCACCGCAGTGTACAGCGCATCTCAGGGTCTGCTGGCGGCGCTGGCCGGGGCGAAGTACATCGCGCCGTACGTTAATCGCGTGGATGCTCAGGGCGGAGACGGGATCCGCACGGTGCAGGAGCTGCAAACCCTGCTGGAACTGCATGCGCCAGACAGCATGGTGCTGGCTGCCAGCTTCAAAACGCCGCGTCAGGCGCTCGACTGCCTGCTCGCCGGCTGTGAGGCAATCACCCTGCCCACTGATGTCGCGCAACAAATGCTCAATACGCCAGCGGTAGAGTCAGCCATAGACAAGTTCGAGCAGGACTGGAAAAACACGTTTGGTAGCCTCAACCTGTAA
- a CDS encoding helix-turn-helix transcriptional regulator yields MPHDITSILTDLINGTSPLHQVRFASPVDPIPNASPRLTIVLEGGTHDAVFSSVGFIADLQPATLLSIIFGKQQLTLQLQRDTTVLLQQQVARRGPRIGAFLLQTLAELQMQPDEQATARLVVLSLLSHCRDLLGSDIHTASRSRALFEAIRSHIEEHHAAPLTRESVAQAFYISPNYLSHLFQKTGSVGFNEYLTRTRLEHARQLLKGYDLKIKDIAAHCGFTDSNYFCRLFRRHTERSPSEYRRQYHSQLTAKN; encoded by the coding sequence ATGCCCCACGATATCACCTCAATCCTGACCGATCTGATCAACGGCACGTCGCCCCTGCATCAGGTGCGATTTGCATCTCCGGTCGACCCGATCCCCAACGCTTCTCCTCGTCTTACGATTGTTCTTGAAGGCGGAACCCATGACGCGGTGTTCTCTTCCGTCGGGTTTATTGCTGACCTTCAGCCCGCCACCCTGCTCAGCATCATTTTCGGGAAGCAGCAACTGACGCTTCAGCTCCAGCGCGACACCACCGTGTTGCTTCAGCAGCAGGTCGCCAGACGCGGGCCAAGAATCGGTGCCTTTTTGCTGCAAACCCTCGCTGAATTGCAAATGCAGCCGGACGAGCAGGCCACGGCGAGACTGGTGGTCTTAAGTCTGCTCAGCCACTGCCGCGATCTGCTGGGCAGCGACATTCACACCGCCTCCCGCAGTCGGGCACTTTTTGAAGCTATTCGCAGCCATATCGAAGAACATCATGCCGCACCGCTTACCCGTGAGTCGGTGGCGCAGGCGTTTTACATTTCACCCAACTACCTTTCTCACCTTTTTCAAAAGACCGGCAGCGTGGGGTTCAATGAATACCTGACCAGAACCCGTCTCGAGCATGCCCGACAGCTTCTCAAAGGCTATGACCTGAAAATTAAAGATATTGCTGCGCACTGCGGCTTCACGGACAGCAACTACTTTTGCCGCCTGTTTCGCAGGCACACCGAGCGCTCACCTTCGGAATATCGCCGCCAGTATCACAGCCAGCTTACCGCCAAAAACTAG
- the gldA gene encoding bifunctional L-1,2-propanediol dehydrogenase/glycerol dehydrogenase encodes MDRIIQSPGKYIQGADVLSRLGDYLKPLAARWLVVGDKFVLGFAEETLRQSFKQAELYVEIAPFGGECSQNEIDRLRQLAKSADCQAILGIGGGKTLDTAKALAHFMDVPVAIAPTIASTDAPCSALSVIYTDSGEFDRYLMLPHNPNIVIVDTKVVAGAPARLLAAGIGDALATWFEARACSRSGATTMAGGKCTQAALALAELCYNTLIEEGEKAMLAAEQHVVTPALERVIEANTYLSGVGFESGGLAAAHAIHNGLTAIPDAHHYYHGEKVAFGTLTQLVLENAPVEEIETVAALCHSVGLPITLAQLDITTDIPAKMRLVATASCAKDETIHNMPGGTTPDQVYAALLVADQYGQRFMQEWE; translated from the coding sequence ATGGATCGTATTATTCAATCGCCCGGCAAATACATTCAGGGTGCAGACGTGCTCTCACGCCTCGGTGATTACCTGAAACCGCTGGCCGCACGCTGGCTGGTGGTGGGCGATAAATTTGTGCTGGGCTTTGCCGAAGAGACGCTGCGCCAGAGCTTTAAACAAGCGGAACTGTACGTAGAAATCGCGCCCTTTGGCGGCGAATGTTCGCAGAACGAGATTGACCGACTGCGTCAGTTGGCGAAGAGCGCCGACTGCCAGGCGATTCTCGGCATCGGCGGCGGTAAAACGCTGGATACCGCTAAAGCGCTGGCGCATTTTATGGACGTTCCGGTTGCTATCGCCCCGACTATCGCCTCCACCGATGCGCCCTGCAGCGCGCTCTCCGTCATCTACACCGACAGCGGGGAATTCGATCGCTACCTGATGCTGCCCCACAACCCGAACATCGTGATTGTGGATACCAAAGTGGTGGCCGGTGCCCCTGCGCGCCTGCTGGCAGCCGGTATTGGCGACGCGCTGGCGACCTGGTTCGAAGCCCGGGCCTGCTCGCGCAGCGGTGCCACCACCATGGCGGGCGGTAAATGCACACAGGCGGCCCTGGCGCTGGCCGAGCTGTGCTACAACACCCTGATTGAAGAGGGTGAAAAAGCGATGCTGGCCGCGGAACAGCATGTGGTGACCCCCGCCCTTGAGCGGGTGATTGAAGCGAATACCTATCTGAGCGGCGTCGGCTTTGAGAGCGGCGGGCTGGCGGCGGCGCACGCCATTCACAACGGGCTGACCGCCATCCCGGATGCCCATCATTACTATCACGGCGAGAAAGTGGCGTTCGGCACCCTGACCCAGCTGGTACTGGAGAATGCCCCGGTTGAAGAGATAGAAACCGTCGCGGCGCTCTGCCACAGCGTGGGGTTACCCATCACCCTGGCACAGCTGGATATCACCACCGATATCCCGGCCAAAATGCGCCTGGTGGCGACTGCATCCTGCGCGAAAGATGAAACCATCCACAACATGCCGGGCGGCACCACGCCGGATCAGGTATATGCGGCACTGCTGGTTGCCGACCAGTACGGTCAGCGATTTATGCAGGAGTGGGAGTAG